One Streptomyces mobaraensis NBRC 13819 = DSM 40847 DNA segment encodes these proteins:
- a CDS encoding MFS transporter: protein MTTETESSGTAPGPSEAGHPRRWLIVGAMSLCMFIAVMDNTVLTVALASIQKDLDASNASLQWSMDAYTLTFAALLLTAGLLGDRYGRRKVLVAGLVFFALVSAAGAWSGSAGQLIGWRAAMGVGAAVVPGCTMAVITTAVPRHERAKAIGLWSAAAGVGIAAGPIIGGALLEHFWWGSALLVNVPFVLVAIGLIVFCVPENRGGNSTARIDLPGVLLSTAATGALVFGIIEGGERSTLADAVVWVPLVASVLLYAVLAKVERRAANPAVDLGLLRRPRFAAGSGALAIIFFTAMGASFVVVFYLQILRGYSPLDSGLLMLPLAVGSMISAGVSDGLVKRFGAASAIAVGAVLMSAGLGLIGLLGASTPIWRFGAAQFVGGLGFGLAFSAAMAATVAMVPEEKAGAGSALANTARHVGSALGIAVLGAVLGAVYRHKLGDTTDPLPASVRDQAGDSLGSTAGALREVTERAGELQGARDAASQAELKELLPAVRSARTILDRAADAFLDALQTTMWLTAGIGLLSAVVALVWLRGGTAAAADGPGDPAGPVRGGKPRASAGSAASEESPTG from the coding sequence CTGGACGCCTCCAACGCCTCGCTCCAGTGGTCGATGGACGCCTACACGCTCACCTTCGCGGCCCTGCTGCTCACCGCCGGACTGCTGGGCGACCGCTACGGGCGGCGCAAGGTGCTGGTCGCCGGGCTGGTGTTCTTCGCCCTGGTCTCCGCCGCCGGCGCGTGGTCCGGGAGCGCGGGCCAACTCATCGGCTGGCGGGCCGCGATGGGCGTCGGAGCGGCGGTGGTGCCGGGCTGCACCATGGCCGTGATCACCACCGCCGTGCCGCGGCACGAGCGGGCCAAGGCCATCGGCCTCTGGTCGGCCGCGGCCGGCGTCGGCATCGCCGCCGGCCCGATCATCGGCGGCGCCCTGCTGGAGCACTTCTGGTGGGGCTCCGCCCTGCTGGTGAACGTGCCGTTCGTGCTGGTGGCGATCGGCCTGATCGTCTTCTGCGTGCCGGAGAACCGCGGCGGGAACAGCACCGCCCGGATCGACCTCCCCGGCGTCCTGCTCTCCACCGCGGCCACCGGCGCCCTGGTGTTCGGCATCATCGAGGGCGGCGAACGCTCCACCCTCGCGGATGCGGTCGTCTGGGTGCCGCTGGTCGCGAGCGTCCTCCTCTACGCCGTCCTGGCGAAGGTGGAACGGCGGGCCGCCAACCCGGCCGTCGACCTCGGGCTGCTGCGCAGGCCGCGGTTCGCGGCGGGCTCCGGAGCCCTCGCGATCATCTTCTTCACCGCGATGGGCGCCAGCTTCGTCGTCGTCTTCTACCTTCAGATCCTGCGCGGCTACAGCCCGTTGGACTCCGGGCTGCTGATGCTGCCGCTCGCCGTCGGCTCGATGATCAGCGCCGGGGTGAGCGACGGACTGGTGAAGCGGTTCGGCGCGGCCTCCGCCATCGCGGTGGGCGCGGTGCTGATGTCCGCCGGGCTGGGGCTGATCGGCCTGCTCGGCGCGTCCACGCCCATCTGGCGGTTCGGCGCCGCCCAGTTCGTCGGCGGCCTCGGCTTCGGCCTGGCGTTCTCGGCGGCGATGGCGGCGACCGTCGCCATGGTCCCGGAGGAGAAGGCGGGCGCCGGCAGCGCCCTCGCCAACACCGCGCGGCACGTCGGCAGCGCCCTGGGCATCGCCGTGCTCGGCGCGGTCCTCGGCGCGGTGTACCGCCACAAGCTCGGCGACACCACCGACCCGCTGCCCGCCTCCGTCCGCGACCAGGCCGGGGACTCCCTCGGCAGCACGGCGGGCGCGCTGCGCGAGGTGACCGAGCGGGCGGGGGAGCTCCAGGGCGCCCGGGACGCCGCGTCGCAGGCGGAGCTCAAGGAGCTGCTGCCCGCCGTCCGGTCGGCCCGGACCATCCTCGACCGGGCGGCGGACGCGTTCCTCGACGCCCTCCAGACCACCATGTGGCTGACGGCCGGCATCGGCCTGCTCTCCGCCGTCGTCGCGCTGGTGTGGCTGCGGGGCGGGACGGCGGCGGCCGCCGACGGGCCGGGGGATCCGGCCGGCCCGGTCCGGGGCGGGAAGCCTCGCGCGTCCGCCGGGTCCGCCGCCTCCGAGGAGTCGCCGACCGGCTGA